The genome window AGGTCGTCGGCGAGGCCGGTGACGGGGCGGAGGCGGTCGACAAGGCCGCGGATCTGCTGCCGGACATCGTGCTGATGGATGTACGGATGCCCAAGCGCGGCGGTATCGAGGCGTGCACCTCCATCAAGGAGGTGGCCCCCAGCGCGAAGATCATCATGCTGACGATCAGTGACGAGGAGGCCGACCTCTACGACGCGATCAAGGCGGGGGCGACCGGCTATCTCCTCAAGGAGATCTCCACGGACGAGGTGGCCACGGCCATTCGCGCGGTCGCGGACGGGCAGTCGCAGATCAGCCCCTCGATGGCGTCGAAGCTGCTCACCGAGTTCAAGTCCATGATCCAGCGGACCGACGAGCGGCGGCTCGTGCCGGCGCCGCGGCTGACGGACCGGGAACTGGAAGTGCTCAAGCTCGTGGCGACCGGGATGAACAACCGGGACATCGCCAAAGAGCTGTTCATCTCCGAGAACACCGTGAAGAACCATGTGCGCAACATCCTGGAGAAGCTGCAGCTGCACTCCAGGATGGAGGCCGTGGTGTACGCGATGCGGGAGAAGATCCTGGAGATTCGGTAGGGCTATCGGAGCTACCGAATCCGTCGGGTTCCTCAGGACAGGGCGCGCATCAAGGGCTCGCGCAGTTCCGGGGCGTCCACGCGTTCCACGCGGACGTCCGTGCAGTCCACCCAGGTCGCGGCTTCCAGGAGGGCCTGGGCCACGGCCGGGACCGCCTTGGGGCCGTCGAGGGTGATCTGTTTGGCGACCAGGGTGCGGCCGTCGCGGGCCGGGTCGACACGGCCGACGAGCCGGCCGCCGGACAGGACCGGCATCGCGAAGTAGCCGTGCACGCGCTTCTGTTTGGGGACGTACGCCTCCAGGCGGTGGGTGAAGCCGAAGATCCGCTCCGTGCGGGCCCGTTCCCAGATCAGGGAGTCGAACGGGGACAGCAGCGTGGTGCGGTGGCGGCCGCGCGGGGGTGAGGCGAGGGCCACCGGATCGGCCCAGGCCGGCTTCGCCCAGCCCTCCACCGTCACCGGGACCAGGCCCGAGTCGGCCACCACCGCGTCGAACTGCTCGCCCCTGAGACGGTGGTAGTCGGCGATGTCCGCGCGCGTCCCGACGCCGAGGGCCTCGCCGGCCAGGCGGACCAGGCGGCGTACGCACTCCTTGTCGTCCAGCTCGTCATGGAGGAGATCGGCGGGGATCGCGCGCTCCGCCAGGTCGTACACCCGCTTCCAGCCGCGGCGTGCCACGCAGACCACCTCGCCGTACATCAGGGCGCGTTCCACGGCGACCTTCTCGCCGGACCAGTCCCACCACTCGCTGGTGCGCTTGGCGCCGCCCAGTTCCGTGGCCGTGAGGGGGCCCTCGGTGCGGAGCTGTTTGACGACGCGGTCGTAGGCGCCGTCCGGGAGTTCGTGGCCCCACTGGGGGCGGGCGCGGTAGGCGCGGCGGCGGAAGGCGAAGTGGGGCCATTCCTCGATGGGGAGGATGCAGGCGGCGTGGGACCAGTACTCGAAGGCGTGTGTGTCCGTCCAGTACGCCCTGTCGACCGTGGTGCGGCCGACCGCGCCGAGGCGGGCGTACGGGATGAGTTCATGGGAGCGGGCGAGGACCGAGATGGTGTCGAGCTGGACCGCGCCCAGGTGTCGCAGGACGCCGCGGACGCCGGATCTGCGGTCCGGGGCGCCGAGGAAGCCCTGGGCCCGTAGGGCGATACGGCGGGCCTCGTCTGCGGTGAGTTCTGTGGTGGGGCGCGGGAGGGAGGTCATGCTCCGCAGGGTAGGGGAGGGCACTGACAGTGCGGGGGTGAGCTGCGGGGATGGGGATGGGGCGTGGGTCGGGTGGCCGGTAGGTAGGGGGTGGGGGAGGGGAGGGAGAGGTCCGAGGGGAGCAGGGAGGCCAGCCAGCAGTCGCGGCGGGTGCCGTTGTTGAGGAGGGCCGAGCGGAGGGTGCCCTCCAGGGTGAAGCCGGTGGCCAGGGCGACCGCGCGGGAGGCGGTGTTGCCGACCTCGGCACGCCATTCGAGGCGGTCGAGGCCGAGGGTGGTGAACGACCAGTGGGCGGCGGCGCGGGTGGCCTCGGTGATGTAGCCGTTGCGGCGGTGCTCCCTGGTGGCCCAGAAGCCGATCTCGCCGGTGCCCGCCGAGCGCATCGTGATGCCGAGCATGCCAGCCAGTTCGCCGGCGGGGAGGAAGAGGCCGAAGGTGAACATGGAGGCGTCGGCCCAGCCTTGGGGGACGGACCGCTCGACGAAATCCTCCGCGTGCTCCCGCGAGTACGGTGAGGGGATCGTGGTCCAGCGCTGGATGTCCGGGTCCTGGGCGGCCGTGTACACCGCGTCGGTGTCGCGCCGGTCCACGGTGCGCAGCAGCAGGCGCTCGGTGGTCAGGGTGACAGGTTCCATCGGGCGATTCTGCTCGGTGGGGGCGGGGAGCGCCATCGAGTTCGAGGCCGTTCCGCCGGCGGCGCGAGCACGACGGGTGAGCCAGGCGTGAGCAGGGCGTGAGCGGGACATGAGCGCTGCGTGAGGGGGCGGTCACAATTCACGCATTTCGTGGGCGGAACGCGGCACCATCCGCAACGCCCACCCGTTGTCCTGGTAGCTGTCCCTGCCAGACCTCCCGGCACGGCGGGGTCCTCGCTTACGATGGCCGTTGCTCAAGCTGTGATTGAAAACTGCCAACTGTCATTGAAACCGACCGTCCCAGGCCCGACCGGCAAGGAGACAAACCCCCGTGTCCGTCCTCTCGAAGATCATGCGTGCAGGCGAAGGCAAAATCCTGCGCAAGCTGCACCGCATCGCGGACCAGGTCAACTCCATCGAAGAGGACTTCATCGACCTCTCCGACGCCGAGCTGCGCGCCCTGACCGAGGAGTACAAGCAGCGGTACGCCGACGGTGAGACCCTCGACGACCTGCTTCCCGAGGCGTTCGCCACCGTCCGCGAGGGTGCCAAGCGCGCCCTCGGCCAGCGCCACTACGACGTGCAGATGATGGGCGGCGCCGCCCTGCACCTCGGCTATGTCGCCGAGATGAAGACCGGTGAGGGCAAGACCCTCGTCGGCACCCTGCCCGCGTATCTGAACGCGCTGTCCGGCAAGGGCGTCCACCTGATCACGGTCAACGACTACCTGGCCGAGCGCGACTCCGAGATGATGGGCCGCGTCCACAAGTTCCTGGGCCTGAGCGTCGGCTGCATCCTCGCCAACATGACGCCGGCCCAGCGCCGCGAGCAGTACAACTGCGACATCACCTACGGCACGAACAACGAGTTCGGCTTCGACTACCTCCGCGACAACATGGCCTGGTCCAAGGACGAGCTCGTCCAGCGCGGCCACAACTTCGCGATCGTCGACGAGGTCGACTCCATCCTCGTCGACGAGGCCCGTACGCCTCTGATCATCTCCGGCCCGGCCGACCAGGCCACCAAGTGGTACGGCGACTTCGCCAAGCTGGTCACCCGCCTGAAGAAGGGCGAGCCCGGCAACCAGCTCAAGGGCATCGAGGAGACCGGCGACTACGAGGTCGACGAGAAGAAGCGCACGGTCGCCATCCACGAGTCCGGTGTCGGCAAGGTCGAGGACTGGCTGGGCATCGACAACCTCTACGAGTCGGTGAACACCCCTCTGGTGGGCTACCTGAACAACGCCATCAAGGCGAAGGAGCTCTTCAAGAAGGACAAGGACTACGTCGTCATGGACGGCGAAGTCATGATCGTCGACGAGCACACCGGCCGTATCCTCGCCGGCCGCCGCTACAACGAGGGCATGCACCAGGCGATCGAGGCGAAGGAAGGGGTGGACATCAAGGACGAGAACCAGACGCTCGCCACGATCACCCTGCAGAACTTCTTCCGCCTCTACAAGCGCCACGACCACGACGGCAAGGAACAGCCCGGTCTGTCCGGCATGACCGGTACGGCGATGACCGAGGCCGCCGAGTTCCACCAGATCTACAAGCTCGGTGTCGTGCCGATCCCGACCAACCGGCCGATGGTCCGCAAGGACCAGTCCGACCTGATCTACCGCACCGAGGTCGCGAAGTTCGAGGCGGTAGTCGACGACATCGTCGAGAAGCACGAGAAGGGCCAGCCGATCCTCGTCGGTACGACGTCGGTCGAGAAGTCCGAGTACCTGTCGCAGCAGCTGAGCAAGCGCGGCGTCCAGCACGAGGTGCTCAACGCCAAGCAGCACGACCGGGAGGCGACGATCGTCGCCCAGGCCGGCCGCAAGGGCGCCGTGACCGTCGCGACGAACATGGCCGGCCGCGGTACGGACATCAAGCTCGGCGGCAACCCCGACGACCTCGCCGAGGCGGAGCTGCGGCAGCGCGGTCTCGACCCCGAGGAGCACATCGAGGAGTGGGCGCACGCCCTGCCCGAGGCGCTCGCGAAGGCCGAGGAGGCCGTCAAGGCGGAGTTCGAGGAGGTCAAGGACCTCGGCGGGCTGTACGTCCTCGGCACCGAGCGGCACGAGTCCCGCCGGATCGACAACCAGCTGCGCGGTCGTTCCGGCCGTCAGGGCGACCCGGGCGAGTCCCGCTTCTACCTGTCGCTGGGCGACGACCTGATGCGGCTCTTCAAGGCCCAGATGGTCGAGCGAGTGATGTCCATGGCGAACGTGCCGGACGACGTCCCGATCGAGAACAAGATGGTCACCCGCGCGATCGCCTCCGCCCAGTCGCAGGTGGAGCAGCAGAACTTCGAGACCCGGAAGAACGTCCTCAAGTACGACGAGGTCCTCAACCGGCAGCGCGAGGTCATCTACGGCGAGCGCCGGCGCGTCCTGGAGGGCGAGGACCTGCAGGAGCAGATCCAGCACTTCATGGACGACACCATCAACGCCTACATCACCGCGGAGACCGCCGAGGGCTTCGCCGAGGAGTGGGACCTCGACCGGCTGTGGGGGGCCTTCAAGCAGCTCTACCCGGTGAAGGTCACCGTCGACGAGCTGGAGGAGGCCGCCGGGGACCGGGCCGGGCTGACCGCCGAGTTCATCGGCGAGTCCATCAAGGACGACATCATGGAGCAGTACGAGGCGCGTGAGGCGCAGCTCGGCCCCGAGATCATGCGGGAGCTGGAGCGCCGCGTGGTGCTGTCCGTGCTCGACCGCAAGTGGCGCGAGCACCTCTACGAGATGGACTACCTCCAGGAGGGCATCGGCCTGCGCGCGATGGCCCAGAAGGACCCGCTGGTCGAGTACCAGCGCGAGGGCTTCGACATGTTCACCGCCATGATGGAGGGCATCAAGGAGGAGTCCGTCGGCTATCTGTTCAACCTGGAGGTCCAGGTCGAGCAGCAGGTCGAGGAGGTCCCCGTCGAGGACGCGAAGCCGTCCCTGGAGAAGACCGGCGACGCGGTGCCGGCCCAGGCGGGTGCGTCCCGGCCGGAGATCCGGGCGAAGGGGCTGGAGGCCCCGCAGCGCCGTGACCGTCTCCACTTCTCCGCGCCGACCGTCGACGGCGAGGGCGGCATCGTCGAGGGCGACCTGCCCGAGGACGAGCCGGTCCGCTCCGAGGCCGACGGCCTCACGCGCGCGGAGCGCCGCAAGCAGCAGGGGAAGACGAGCCGTCGCCGTAAGAAGTGAGGTTCGGTTCGCTCCGGTGAGGGGCGGACCATGAGTGTCGAGCCGTGAGGCTCGGAAGGGCCGGGCATCTTCGGGTGCCCGGCCCTTCGTCTGTCCGGCCCTTCGCGTGTGCCGGGCGGGGTGGTTCATTCGTCGGCCGGGGGGAGTGGCCTCGGGCCGCCGAGCTCCACGGCTGTGCAGCGCCAGCGGTGGTCGGGGCCGTGTTCCAGACGGAAGGCCATGGCGCGCAGACGGTCGCCGGCGCCGATGCGGGCGAAGACCTCCAGGGCGCCCGGGGCGGCCACGTAGTAGCCGATGTCGCGGACCACGGGGTGGGCGCCGTGAGGGGCGCTCAGGGGGCCGCGCTCGGCCAGCCGGGCCAGTTCGTCGTAGGCCCTTCCCGCGGTGTGGCGCAGCATGCTGTGGACGGGGCGGCGGCCGGTGAGCACGGCGAGGAGGAGGTCGGCGAAGCGGTCGGTGGGGCGGGGGTGGGACCTGGTGGCGGGCGGGGCGGGCGCCGGGGAGGGGCGGTTGCCCGTCGGGGCCGGGCGGGACGGGGCGCGGCCGGGGCGGCGGGGGTCGTGGCGGACGGGTGGGCGGGTGCCGGGGTGGCGCTTGGTCCGGGTCATGACCTTGTTCATCGGGGATCCCCGTTCGTCGGGTGTCGGCGAGGCCGTGGGTACCAGTAAGTAACTTGGCGTTGGGGATCTTGTACGAGGCCGGAAGGGGCCGTCGCAAGGGGAGAGCGGGGGCCGGCCGGGGGCGGCGAAGGTTCACCTATCAGGATGAGGGGGAGGGTGCTCGGGCCCGGTGGCGCGGGGGTGCGCCGGGTGAGGTGGCGGGCCCGGGGTGGACGCGTACGGAGGGGTGGGCGGGGGCTCGAAAGGGGACGTCCGCACGTATCCTGAAGGCGCTTCGGAGGCTTCGTGGGGCCGTCGGATCGCGCTCCGCTCCGAGGTGCTCCGAGATCACGACTACGAAAGCGGCCTGCCATGCGCGTCTACGTCCCCCTGACCCTTCCCGGGCTCGCCGAGGCGTACAAGACGGGGGAGCTGGGGGAGGGGGCGTTCGTCGCGTACGCCGTCACGCCCGCTCTGCGGGAGTGGTATCTGTCCGACGACATCGAGGAGTTGGAGTACGCGGCGCTGAACCGGGCGGCGCTGGCGTCGCTGCGGCTGGTGGCGGTGGATCCGGGGGCGGCCCGGCGGAGGGTCGTCGTGGCCGTGGACGTGGCGGACCGGGACGCGGTGGCCGATCCCGATCGGGGGCTCGACCCGGTGGCGCTCGGGGAGGTGCGGGTCGCCGGGCCGGTGTCCTTGGGCAAGGCGGCGGCCGTGCATGTCGACTCGCTGGAGGCGGAGGGCGAGGTGGGCGAGGCGGCGGCCGCGTTGGGGGCGGCGGACCAGGGGGACGACGACGCGCAGTTCATCGTGGACGGCGCGGATGATCATGAGCTGCTCTGGTACGCGACGCAGGAGATCCCGAACCTGGTGGGGCTGGGCGGCTGAGCGGGTTCGCGTAGCGCGGGGCGGGGCTCGGCGGGGCCGGCCGAGCGGCGCCCTCCGCCGGGGCCGAGCCGGGGGCGGGGTCTCGCTTCCGGCGCTCGCGGAGTGCCGCCGCGCCCACCCGTGCCGCCCCGGGCCTCCCCGGGCCGCCCGATTGCCCGCAGCCATGGGGCGGGAATGCGTTGTCGGTGGGCCGGGGTACGTTTTGGGGATGGGGATGAACGGAGTCGGGGCACATATCGTCTGGGACTGGAACGGGACCTTGTTGAACGACAACGAGGCGATCATCGGGGCGACGAACGCGGCGTTCGCGGAGCTGGGGATCCCGTCGATCACGCTGGAGCGGTACCGGGAGCTGTACTGCGTGCCGGTGCCGAAGTTCTACGAGCGGCTGATCGGGCGGCTGCCCACGGACGAGGAGTGGGAGGCCATGGATGTGGTCTTCCACCGGTACTACGCGGAGCACCGGGTCGCCTGCGGTCTGACCGCGGGGGTTCCCGGGCTCCTCACCGACTGGGTCTCCGGGGGGCGCAGTCAGTCGATTCTGAGCATGTACGTGCACGAGGAGCTGGTGCCGCTGGTGCGCGGCTTCGGGATCGAGCCGCACTTCGTCCGGGTCGACGGGCGCACCGGGCCCTCCGGCGGCAGCAAGACCGAGCACATGGTGCGGCATCTGCGCCGACTCGTGGGCGTGGAGCCGAGACGGACCGTGGTGATCGGGGACGCCGCCGATGACGCCGTCGCCGCCCGGCATGTGGGCGCGCAGGCCGTGCTCTACACCGGCGGCTCCCACAGCCGGGCCAGCCTGGAGGGGGTCGGGGTGCCCGTCGTGGACACCCTGGAGGAGGCCGTCGAGGAGGCCGGGCGGCTCGCCGCGTAGCCCGACCCCGCCCCCCCGGCGCCACCCCGCCCCCCCGGCGCCACCCCGCCCCCCCGGCGCCACCCCGCCCCCCCGCGCTACCGGGGCACCCCGGCTAGGTCACCGGCGCCTTCGCCCGCAGCACCGTGAGGAACTCCCGCATCCAGGCGGGGTGGTCCGGCCAGGCGCGGGCGGAGACGAGGGTGCCGTCGACGACGGCCTCCGCGTCCTGGAAGGTCGCGCTGGCGGCCTGCATGTCGAGCTCCAGCGCGGGGTACGCGGTGACGCGGCGGCCCGACAGGGCGTCCACGGAGGCGGTGAGCAGCGGGCCGTGGCAGATCTGGGCGACCGGTTTGTCGGTGTCGAAGAAGGACTTCAGGATCTTGCGCAGCTCGGGGTCGTTGCGCAGATACTCCGGGGCCCGGCCGCCGGGGACGACGGCGGCGGCGTACTGACCCGGGTCGACCTCGGAGAACGCCAGGTCGGCGGGCCAGCTGTAGCCGGGTTTCTCGGTGTAGGTGTCGTAGCCCGGTTCGAAGTCGTGGACCACGAAGCGGAGCTGTTTGCGGCTGGGGGCGGCGATGTGGACCTCGTACCCCTCCTCGCGGAGGCGCTGGTAGGGATACAGGACCTCCAGTGACTCCGCCGCGTCGCCGGTCACGATCAGGATCTTGGCCGTCATGGTGGGCTCCCCTCGGTGTCGCAGGGCCTCTTCCGTCAGGCTATGGCCGTCGGGCCGCGCCTTCCTGGGCAACGTGCATCCGGGGTGAAGGTTTGCCAAGGGGGTGTGCGCGTGGAGCGGTGGGTGGGTGGACGCGGGGTGCGGCGAAAGCGCGTATAAGCTCGGTTGCGCGGAGGTAAGCTCAAAAGTGCGCGGAGGGCACTGTGCAGAACGTCAAAGTTCGGGCCTGTGTTTTGTACACATACGGCTCATGACGTGCCCCCCGTCCGGAGGGATAGCCTTGTGGCGTGATCAGCGCGATAGCTCGCGGGGGCGCGTTCGTCCCTGCCCTGCGCCCGGTGGACACGGACGACATCCGTGGCCGGGCGGCGGTCGCTGGTCCTCGCGGGCGGGAGGGAGCCACCAGGGCTCCCGGGACGCCGGACACCCCCACCGGTCGGGCGCTGCGGAGAGCAGCGTCACACCCCTGCCGGGTGCCGAGAATGGCTGATCGCCCCCCGCTCATCTCACCCCGCGGCATAGCGTCGAATCAGACCGGACACCCCGTGTCGTGGTGGCGCGTCGGAGGGGACGAGTTCGTACTTCCTTCTACGTCACGCAACGGCGCGCGACAGGAGCCAGAGGACAATGCAGACCAAGCTGGACGAAGCCAAGGCCGAGCTGCTCGAACGGGCCGCCCGGGTAGCTGAGAACAGCCCGGTCGGGGGGTATCTACCGACTGGGACGACGAGCGAGACGGAGTCCGGCATCCCGGACCACGACACCGTGCTCGCGTTCCTCCAGCGCTACTACCTGCACACCGCCCCGGAGGACCTGAGCGGCCGTGACCCGGTCGACGTCTTCGGAGCCGCCCACTCCCACTACCGACTGGCCGAGAACCGCCCCCAGGGCACGGCCAACGTACGGGTCCACACCCCGACGGTCGAGGAGAACGGCTGGACGTGCAGCCACTCCGTCGTCGAGGTCGTCACCGACGACATGCCCTTCCTCGTCGACTCCGTGACCAATGAGCTGTCACGGCAGGGGCGCGGGATCCATGTCGTCATCCACCCGCAGGTCGTCGTGCGCCGGGACGTCACCGGCAGGCTCGTCGAACTGATCACCGAGCCCGCCGCCGTCGCCGCGGCGGCGACCGCCGTCGCCAATGGCGAGACCCTTCCGCACGACGCGCACATCGAGTCCTGGATCCACGTCGAGATCGACCGCGAGACCGACCGGGCCGACCTCAAGCAGATCAACAACGACCTGCTGCGCGTCCTGTCCGACGTCCGCGAGGCCGTCGAGGACTGGGAGAAGATGCGGGAGGCGGCCGTCCGGATCGCCGACGGGCTGCCCGCCGAGCACACCGCCGACGACCTGCGCGGCGAGGAGGTCGAGGAGGCCCGCGAGCTGCTGCGCTGGCTCGCCGACGACCACTTCACCTTCCTCGGGTACCGGGAGTACGAGCTGCGCGAGGACGACTCGCTGTCCGCCGTCGCCGGTACGGGCCTCGGCATCCTGCGCTCCGACCCGCACCACTCCGGCCCCGACCAGCACCCCGTCAGCTCCTCCTTCGAACGGCTGCCCGCCGACGCCCGCGCCAAGGCCCGGGAGCACAAGATCCTCGTGCTGACGAAGGCCAACAGCCGGGCCACCGTCCACCGGCCGTCCTACCTCGACTACGTCGGCGTGAAGAAGTTCGACGCCGAGGGCAATGTCGTCGGCGAGCGGCGCTTCCTCGGACTGTTCTCCTCGGCCGCCTACACGGAGTCCGTGCGCCGGGTGCCCGTCGTCCGCCGCAAGGTCGAGGACGTTCTGCGGGGCGCCGGGTTCTCGCCCAACAGCCACGACGGCCGCGACCTCCTCCAGATCCTGGAGACCTACCCGCGCGACGAGCTGTTCCAGACCTCCGCCGACGAGCTGCGGTCCATCGTCACCTCCGTGCTCTACCTCCAGGAGCGCCGCCGACTGCGGCTCTACCTGCGCCAGGACGAGTACGGGCGCTACTACTCCGCGCTGGTCTACCTCCCGCGCGACCGCTACACCACCGGCGTACGCCTCAGGATCATCGACATCCTGAAGGAGGAACTGGGCGGCATCAGCGTCGACTTCACCGCCTGGAACACCGAATCGATCCTCTCCCGGCTGCACTTCGTGGTCCGTGTCGAGCCCGGCACCGAGCTGCCGCACCTCAGCGACGCCGACAAGGACCGGCTGGAGGCCAAGCTCGTCGAGGCCGCCCGCTCCTGGTCGGACGGTTTCGCGGAGGCGCTGAACGCCGAGGTCGGCGAGGAGCGCGCCGCCGAGATGCTGCGCAAGTACGGGCACGCCGTCCCCGAGGGGTACAAGGCCGACCACAACCCCCGCTCGGCCGTCGCCGACCTCTGCCGTCTCGAAGCGCTCGACCAGGACGAGGACTTCGAGCTCAGCCTGTACGAGCCGGTGGGCGCCGCGCCCGACGAGC of Streptomyces griseiscabiei contains these proteins:
- a CDS encoding winged helix-turn-helix domain-containing protein — encoded protein: MTSLPRPTTELTADEARRIALRAQGFLGAPDRRSGVRGVLRHLGAVQLDTISVLARSHELIPYARLGAVGRTTVDRAYWTDTHAFEYWSHAACILPIEEWPHFAFRRRAYRARPQWGHELPDGAYDRVVKQLRTEGPLTATELGGAKRTSEWWDWSGEKVAVERALMYGEVVCVARRGWKRVYDLAERAIPADLLHDELDDKECVRRLVRLAGEALGVGTRADIADYHRLRGEQFDAVVADSGLVPVTVEGWAKPAWADPVALASPPRGRHRTTLLSPFDSLIWERARTERIFGFTHRLEAYVPKQKRVHGYFAMPVLSGGRLVGRVDPARDGRTLVAKQITLDGPKAVPAVAQALLEAATWVDCTDVRVERVDAPELREPLMRALS
- a CDS encoding Rv3235 family protein, whose product is MNKVMTRTKRHPGTRPPVRHDPRRPGRAPSRPAPTGNRPSPAPAPPATRSHPRPTDRFADLLLAVLTGRRPVHSMLRHTAGRAYDELARLAERGPLSAPHGAHPVVRDIGYYVAAPGALEVFARIGAGDRLRAMAFRLEHGPDHRWRCTAVELGGPRPLPPADE
- a CDS encoding DJ-1/PfpI family protein yields the protein MTAKILIVTGDAAESLEVLYPYQRLREEGYEVHIAAPSRKQLRFVVHDFEPGYDTYTEKPGYSWPADLAFSEVDPGQYAAAVVPGGRAPEYLRNDPELRKILKSFFDTDKPVAQICHGPLLTASVDALSGRRVTAYPALELDMQAASATFQDAEAVVDGTLVSARAWPDHPAWMREFLTVLRAKAPVT
- a CDS encoding GNAT family N-acetyltransferase, with product MEPVTLTTERLLLRTVDRRDTDAVYTAAQDPDIQRWTTIPSPYSREHAEDFVERSVPQGWADASMFTFGLFLPAGELAGMLGITMRSAGTGEIGFWATREHRRNGYITEATRAAAHWSFTTLGLDRLEWRAEVGNTASRAVALATGFTLEGTLRSALLNNGTRRDCWLASLLPSDLSLPSPTPYLPATRPTPHPHPRSSPPHCQCPPLPCGA
- a CDS encoding DUF6912 family protein, yielding MRVYVPLTLPGLAEAYKTGELGEGAFVAYAVTPALREWYLSDDIEELEYAALNRAALASLRLVAVDPGAARRRVVVAVDVADRDAVADPDRGLDPVALGEVRVAGPVSLGKAAAVHVDSLEAEGEVGEAAAALGAADQGDDDAQFIVDGADDHELLWYATQEIPNLVGLGG
- a CDS encoding HAD family hydrolase, with the protein product MGMNGVGAHIVWDWNGTLLNDNEAIIGATNAAFAELGIPSITLERYRELYCVPVPKFYERLIGRLPTDEEWEAMDVVFHRYYAEHRVACGLTAGVPGLLTDWVSGGRSQSILSMYVHEELVPLVRGFGIEPHFVRVDGRTGPSGGSKTEHMVRHLRRLVGVEPRRTVVIGDAADDAVAARHVGAQAVLYTGGSHSRASLEGVGVPVVDTLEEAVEEAGRLAA
- the secA gene encoding preprotein translocase subunit SecA — translated: MSVLSKIMRAGEGKILRKLHRIADQVNSIEEDFIDLSDAELRALTEEYKQRYADGETLDDLLPEAFATVREGAKRALGQRHYDVQMMGGAALHLGYVAEMKTGEGKTLVGTLPAYLNALSGKGVHLITVNDYLAERDSEMMGRVHKFLGLSVGCILANMTPAQRREQYNCDITYGTNNEFGFDYLRDNMAWSKDELVQRGHNFAIVDEVDSILVDEARTPLIISGPADQATKWYGDFAKLVTRLKKGEPGNQLKGIEETGDYEVDEKKRTVAIHESGVGKVEDWLGIDNLYESVNTPLVGYLNNAIKAKELFKKDKDYVVMDGEVMIVDEHTGRILAGRRYNEGMHQAIEAKEGVDIKDENQTLATITLQNFFRLYKRHDHDGKEQPGLSGMTGTAMTEAAEFHQIYKLGVVPIPTNRPMVRKDQSDLIYRTEVAKFEAVVDDIVEKHEKGQPILVGTTSVEKSEYLSQQLSKRGVQHEVLNAKQHDREATIVAQAGRKGAVTVATNMAGRGTDIKLGGNPDDLAEAELRQRGLDPEEHIEEWAHALPEALAKAEEAVKAEFEEVKDLGGLYVLGTERHESRRIDNQLRGRSGRQGDPGESRFYLSLGDDLMRLFKAQMVERVMSMANVPDDVPIENKMVTRAIASAQSQVEQQNFETRKNVLKYDEVLNRQREVIYGERRRVLEGEDLQEQIQHFMDDTINAYITAETAEGFAEEWDLDRLWGAFKQLYPVKVTVDELEEAAGDRAGLTAEFIGESIKDDIMEQYEAREAQLGPEIMRELERRVVLSVLDRKWREHLYEMDYLQEGIGLRAMAQKDPLVEYQREGFDMFTAMMEGIKEESVGYLFNLEVQVEQQVEEVPVEDAKPSLEKTGDAVPAQAGASRPEIRAKGLEAPQRRDRLHFSAPTVDGEGGIVEGDLPEDEPVRSEADGLTRAERRKQQGKTSRRRKK
- a CDS encoding response regulator, whose protein sequence is MADSSFGPMRDQDADDGAGGMGSAAGSSRKEPIRVLVVDDHALFRRGLEIVLAAEEDIQVVGEAGDGAEAVDKAADLLPDIVLMDVRMPKRGGIEACTSIKEVAPSAKIIMLTISDEEADLYDAIKAGATGYLLKEISTDEVATAIRAVADGQSQISPSMASKLLTEFKSMIQRTDERRLVPAPRLTDRELEVLKLVATGMNNRDIAKELFISENTVKNHVRNILEKLQLHSRMEAVVYAMREKILEIR